A single region of the Cronobacter condimenti 1330 genome encodes:
- the rlmD gene encoding 23S rRNA (uracil(1939)-C(5))-methyltransferase RlmD, translated as MAQFYSAKRRVTTREIITVTADGLDAFGQGVARHHGKALFIPGLLPGEQAEIALCEEKKQFARGEVKKRLSQSPERVTPLCPHFGVCGGCQQQHVSIELQQRSKADALARMMKREVDEVISGPAWGYRRRARLSLNFPPRKPGLQMGFRKASSNDLVDVHRCPILVPRLEALLPGLRACLSGLEGVRHLGHVELVEATGGPLMVLRHLKPLSAADREKLECFSHSEGVALYLAPESDTLEQLHGDMPWYESDGLRLSFSPRDFIQVNDAVNQQMVARALAWLDIQPGERVLDLFCGMGNFTLPMARYAESVVGVEGVAALVAKGDYNAELNALKNVTFFQHNLEEDVTRQPWAQQGFDKVLLDPARAGAAGVMRHIVKLKPRRVVYVSCNPSTLARDSEALLAAGYRTERLAMLDMFPHTSHLESMALFVRD; from the coding sequence ATGGCGCAATTCTACTCTGCAAAGCGACGCGTGACGACGCGTGAAATCATAACCGTCACGGCTGATGGCCTTGATGCCTTCGGCCAGGGGGTGGCGCGCCACCACGGCAAAGCGCTTTTTATCCCCGGTTTATTGCCGGGCGAACAAGCGGAAATTGCCCTTTGCGAAGAGAAAAAACAGTTCGCGCGCGGCGAAGTGAAAAAGCGGCTGTCGCAAAGCCCGGAGCGAGTAACGCCGCTGTGCCCGCATTTTGGCGTATGTGGTGGTTGCCAGCAACAGCATGTCAGTATCGAACTGCAGCAGCGCAGCAAAGCCGACGCGCTGGCGCGCATGATGAAGCGCGAGGTCGACGAGGTGATAAGCGGGCCGGCGTGGGGTTATCGTCGTCGGGCGCGCCTGAGCTTGAATTTCCCGCCACGCAAACCAGGCTTACAGATGGGTTTTCGCAAAGCGAGTTCAAACGACCTGGTCGATGTGCATCGCTGCCCTATACTTGTGCCCCGTCTCGAAGCGTTGCTGCCGGGACTGCGTGCGTGTCTGAGCGGGCTTGAGGGCGTACGTCATCTCGGTCATGTGGAACTGGTCGAGGCTACAGGCGGTCCGCTAATGGTGTTGCGTCATCTAAAACCGCTCAGCGCAGCCGATCGCGAAAAACTGGAATGCTTTTCGCATTCCGAAGGCGTGGCACTGTACCTTGCGCCTGAGAGCGATACCCTTGAACAGCTCCACGGGGACATGCCCTGGTATGAGTCCGATGGCCTGCGCCTGAGCTTCAGCCCGCGTGATTTTATTCAGGTCAACGACGCCGTAAATCAGCAGATGGTTGCGCGCGCGCTGGCGTGGCTCGATATCCAGCCAGGCGAGCGTGTACTCGATTTATTCTGCGGTATGGGCAACTTCACGCTGCCGATGGCACGGTACGCCGAAAGCGTCGTGGGTGTGGAGGGGGTTGCGGCGCTGGTGGCGAAAGGCGACTATAATGCCGAGCTTAACGCTTTGAAAAATGTCACATTCTTCCAGCATAACCTGGAAGAAGATGTTACGCGGCAGCCCTGGGCGCAACAGGGGTTCGATAAAGTGCTGCTCGACCCGGCGCGCGCAGGGGCGGCGGGCGTAATGCGGCACATTGTGAAATTAAAACCGCGTCGGGTGGTCTATGTCTCCTGTAACCCTTCCACGCTTGCGCGTGACAGTGAGGCGCTGCTCGCGGCGGGCTATCGCACCGAACGGCTGGCGATGCTGGATATGTTCCCGCACACCAGTCATCTCGAGTCGATGGCGCTGTTTGTAAGAGATTAG
- the barA gene encoding two-component sensor histidine kinase BarA has protein sequence MTNYSLRARMMILILAPTFIIGLLLSVFFVVHRYHDLQRQLEDAGASIIEPLAVASEYGMSLQNKESVRQLVSVLHRRHSEIVRAISVYDRHNKLFVTSNYQLKPSELQLANGAAMPTGLSVTRRDDMLILRMPVVSERYSPDESAVSEAKLNTNTLGYVALELDLRSVRLQQYQEIAISLLMMLICMACAVLFAWRLMRDVTAPIRNMVNTVDRIRRGQLDSRVEGFMLGELDMLKNGINSMAMSLAAYHEEMQHNIDQATSDLRETLEQMEIQNVELDLAKKRAQEAARIKSEFLANMSHELRTPLNGVIGFTRLTLKTDLTPTQRDHLNTIERSANNLLSIINDVLDFSKLEAGKLLLESIPFPLRNTLDEVVTLLAHSAHDKGLELTISVRHDVPDNVIGDPLRLQQVITNLVGNAIKFTDHGNIDIVVEKRAISNNKVQIEVQIRDTGIGIPERDQSRLFQAFRQADASISRRHGGTGLGLVITQKLVNEMGGDISFHSQPHRGSTFWFHISLDLNPNALADRHATDMLAGMRLAYVEKNEAAAKSTRDLLAHTPLTVEYSPELATLPEAHYDILLYAAPVTDREPLTMRHDQLARAATLADCLILALPCHAQINAEMLKKEGASACLLKPVTATRLLPLLLEQCRKKNARELPGNGQGKLEMTVMAVDDNPANLKLIGALLEDLVQRVVLCDSGHQAVERATLQPFDIILMDIQMPDMDGIHACELIRKLPQQQHTPIIAVTAHAMSGQKEKLLSAGMNDYLAKPIEEEKLRALLLRYQPGYALPVNTPVTPAIVPPAINLNTTLDWSLALRQAANKPDLARDMLQMLLVFLPEVRNRVEEQLVGENPEGLTEIIHKLHGSCGYSGVPRLKNLCQLIEHQLRSGVDPGELEPELLELLDEMDNVAREAYRITGK, from the coding sequence ATGACCAACTACAGCCTGCGGGCGCGGATGATGATTCTTATCCTGGCGCCTACTTTTATCATCGGCCTGCTGCTCAGCGTTTTCTTCGTTGTGCACCGCTATCATGATTTGCAGCGTCAGCTGGAAGACGCCGGCGCCAGCATTATCGAACCGCTGGCGGTGGCCAGCGAATATGGCATGAGCCTGCAAAATAAGGAGTCGGTGCGCCAGTTGGTCAGCGTACTGCATCGTCGGCATTCGGAAATTGTACGCGCCATTTCAGTTTACGATCGCCACAATAAGCTGTTTGTCACCTCTAATTATCAGCTTAAGCCTTCTGAGCTTCAGCTCGCCAACGGCGCGGCCATGCCGACCGGGCTTAGCGTAACCCGCCGCGACGATATGTTGATTTTGCGCATGCCCGTGGTCTCCGAGCGCTATTCACCTGATGAATCTGCGGTGTCTGAGGCGAAGCTCAACACGAATACACTGGGCTATGTGGCGCTGGAACTCGATTTGAGATCGGTGCGGCTCCAGCAATATCAGGAAATTGCTATCTCGCTACTGATGATGCTGATCTGCATGGCCTGTGCGGTACTGTTCGCCTGGCGACTGATGCGTGATGTCACCGCGCCTATTCGTAACATGGTCAATACGGTGGATCGCATCCGCCGCGGCCAGCTCGACAGCCGTGTGGAAGGCTTTATGCTGGGCGAGCTGGATATGCTGAAAAACGGCATCAACTCGATGGCGATGTCGCTTGCTGCCTACCATGAAGAGATGCAGCACAATATCGACCAGGCGACCTCTGATTTACGCGAAACACTGGAACAGATGGAGATTCAGAACGTCGAGCTGGATCTGGCGAAAAAACGCGCGCAGGAAGCGGCACGCATTAAGTCTGAGTTTCTTGCCAATATGTCTCATGAGCTGCGCACGCCGTTGAATGGCGTAATAGGCTTTACGCGCCTTACGCTCAAAACCGACCTGACGCCAACCCAGCGTGATCACCTCAACACCATTGAGCGCTCGGCAAATAATCTGCTGAGTATTATTAACGATGTACTGGACTTCTCGAAGCTGGAAGCCGGGAAGCTGCTGCTGGAAAGCATCCCATTCCCGCTGCGTAACACGCTGGATGAAGTGGTGACATTACTTGCGCATTCCGCTCACGACAAAGGGCTGGAACTGACTATCAGCGTGCGGCACGATGTCCCGGATAATGTGATTGGCGATCCGCTGCGCCTTCAACAGGTTATTACTAATCTGGTGGGCAACGCTATCAAGTTTACCGATCATGGCAATATCGACATCGTGGTGGAAAAACGCGCCATCAGTAACAATAAAGTGCAGATTGAAGTACAAATCCGCGATACCGGCATCGGGATACCTGAGCGCGATCAGTCGCGGCTATTCCAGGCGTTTCGCCAGGCCGACGCCAGCATTTCACGCCGCCACGGCGGCACCGGGCTGGGGCTTGTTATTACCCAGAAACTGGTGAATGAAATGGGCGGTGATATTTCATTCCACAGCCAGCCGCATCGCGGTTCTACCTTCTGGTTCCATATCAGCCTCGATCTCAACCCCAATGCGCTGGCCGATCGCCATGCCACCGACATGCTGGCGGGCATGCGCCTGGCCTATGTTGAGAAGAACGAAGCGGCGGCGAAAAGCACGCGGGATCTGCTCGCTCATACCCCGCTGACAGTGGAGTACAGCCCGGAACTGGCAACGCTTCCCGAGGCGCATTACGACATCCTGCTCTACGCAGCCCCTGTCACCGACCGCGAACCGCTGACGATGCGTCACGATCAGTTGGCCCGCGCCGCCACACTGGCGGACTGTCTGATCCTCGCGCTGCCGTGCCACGCGCAGATTAACGCCGAAATGCTAAAAAAAGAGGGAGCCAGCGCCTGCCTGCTTAAACCGGTTACAGCGACACGTCTGTTGCCGCTGTTACTGGAACAGTGCCGGAAGAAAAACGCTCGCGAGCTGCCCGGCAATGGCCAGGGCAAACTGGAGATGACGGTAATGGCCGTGGATGACAATCCGGCTAACCTGAAGCTTATCGGCGCGCTGCTGGAAGATTTAGTTCAGCGCGTCGTACTTTGCGACAGCGGGCACCAGGCGGTTGAGCGTGCCACACTGCAGCCGTTCGATATCATTCTGATGGATATTCAAATGCCGGATATGGACGGTATCCATGCGTGTGAGCTTATTCGTAAGCTGCCGCAACAGCAGCACACGCCGATTATCGCCGTGACGGCGCATGCGATGTCCGGACAGAAAGAGAAGCTGCTGAGTGCCGGGATGAACGACTATCTGGCCAAACCGATTGAAGAAGAGAAGCTGCGTGCGCTGTTGCTGCGCTACCAGCCAGGTTATGCCCTGCCGGTAAATACGCCGGTGACGCCTGCGATCGTGCCGCCTGCCATCAACCTGAACACTACGCTTGACTGGAGCCTCGCGCTGCGCCAGGCCGCGAATAAGCCCGATCTCGCACGCGACATGCTGCAAATGCTGCTGGTCTTTTTGCCGGAAGTACGCAACCGCGTGGAAGAACAGTTAGTGGGTGAAAATCCGGAAGGATTAACAGAAATCATTCACAAGCTACATGGCAGTTGTGGCTACAGCGGCGTGCCTCGCCTGAAAAACCTCTGCCAGCTGATTGAACATCAGTTACGCAGCGGCGTCGATCCGGGCGAACTGGAGCCGGAGCTGCTGGAACTGTTAGATGAGATGGATAACGTAGCGCGCGAAGCGTACCGCATCACAGGGAAATAG
- a CDS encoding flavodoxin yields MASVGIFVGTMYGNSLLVAEEAQTILKKQGHEATVYEDPELADWERYQDGYALIVTSTTGQGDLPDSIIPLYQAIKDQHGHQPTRRYGLIALGDSSYSHFCGGGKKFDALLQEHAAQRVGEVLYIDAADYPEPETLSSPWVEQWSALLK; encoded by the coding sequence ATGGCGAGCGTAGGGATTTTTGTCGGCACCATGTATGGCAACTCACTGCTTGTTGCAGAAGAAGCGCAAACAATCCTGAAAAAACAGGGGCATGAGGCGACTGTCTATGAGGATCCGGAACTGGCCGACTGGGAGCGTTATCAGGACGGGTACGCGCTTATCGTCACGTCCACCACGGGTCAGGGTGATCTGCCGGACAGCATTATTCCGCTCTACCAGGCAATTAAAGACCAGCATGGTCATCAGCCCACGCGGCGTTACGGCCTGATTGCGCTTGGCGATAGCAGCTACAGCCATTTTTGCGGCGGCGGGAAAAAGTTCGATGCGCTATTGCAGGAACATGCGGCGCAGCGTGTCGGCGAGGTGTTATACATCGACGCCGCAGACTACCCTGAGCCGGAAACGCTCTCCAGCCCCTGGGTCGAGCAGTGGAGCGCGCTGCTGAAATAA
- the truC gene encoding tRNA pseudouridine(65) synthase TruC has protein sequence MSLEILYQDEWLVAVNKPSGWLVHRSWLDRDEKVVVMQTVRDQIGQHVFTAHRLDRPTSGVLLMGLSGEVGRLLSQQFEHHQIQKRYHAIVRGWLTDSAVLDYPLVEELDKIADKFSRQDKEAQPAVTHYQGLATTTQPVAVGRYDSVRYSLVEMLPQTGRKHQLRRHMAHLRHPIIGDSKHGDLRQNRAAAEHFGCNRLMLHASELALTHPVTGEPLSIRASLDDVWRQALAHFGWQAHLPDPDGVEFPAANPQDEQRLNPQGD, from the coding sequence GTGAGCCTTGAGATCCTCTATCAGGATGAATGGCTGGTGGCGGTTAATAAACCGTCTGGCTGGCTGGTGCATCGCAGCTGGCTCGATCGCGACGAAAAAGTCGTGGTGATGCAGACCGTCCGCGACCAGATAGGCCAGCACGTTTTTACCGCGCACCGTCTTGACCGTCCCACTTCCGGCGTATTGCTGATGGGACTTTCAGGTGAGGTCGGACGGCTTTTATCTCAGCAGTTTGAGCATCATCAGATCCAAAAACGTTACCATGCTATTGTGCGAGGCTGGCTTACGGACAGCGCGGTACTGGATTATCCGCTCGTAGAAGAGCTCGATAAAATCGCCGATAAATTCTCACGCCAGGATAAAGAGGCCCAGCCTGCGGTAACACACTATCAGGGGCTTGCGACCACTACCCAGCCGGTGGCGGTCGGACGTTATGATTCTGTGCGCTACAGCCTGGTGGAGATGTTGCCGCAAACCGGCCGCAAACATCAGTTGCGCCGCCATATGGCGCATCTGCGTCACCCTATTATTGGTGACTCGAAACATGGCGATCTGCGCCAGAACCGTGCAGCGGCGGAGCATTTCGGCTGCAACCGGTTAATGTTGCATGCAAGCGAGCTTGCGCTGACTCACCCTGTTACCGGCGAGCCGCTGTCTATTCGCGCAAGCCTGGATGATGTCTGGCGCCAGGCGCTGGCGCATTTTGGCTGGCAGGCGCATCTCCCCGATCCCGATGGGGTTGAGTTTCCTGCAGCGAACCCTCAGGATGAACAGCGTCTGAATCCACAAGGAGATTAA
- a CDS encoding YqcC family protein: protein MERHQRVRQQLQRVEQVLRQHEQWQNAAPPSSAFESTQPFCMDTLAPYEWLQWVLIPRLHALLDAGAPLPQAFAVAPYYEMALEAGHAGRDAVLVTLFELDALFTGDAQ from the coding sequence ATGGAACGCCATCAACGGGTTCGCCAGCAGCTGCAGCGCGTCGAGCAAGTGTTACGTCAACATGAGCAGTGGCAAAACGCCGCGCCTCCTTCTTCCGCATTTGAAAGCACGCAGCCTTTTTGTATGGATACGCTTGCGCCTTATGAATGGCTTCAGTGGGTGCTGATCCCGCGTTTGCACGCGCTGCTGGATGCGGGCGCGCCGCTTCCTCAGGCTTTCGCCGTCGCGCCCTATTATGAAATGGCGCTTGAGGCAGGCCACGCCGGCCGTGACGCAGTGCTGGTGACGCTTTTTGAGCTGGATGCGCTCTTTACAGGGGACGCTCAGTGA
- the syd gene encoding SecY-interacting protein, which produces MQNEVQQALATFSARYCEAWRQQRGCLPVSEEYIGISSPCIVTTHPDAVEWQPQPFTPEDSLSAVEKALDIVIQPDAHAFYASQYAGDMQAKHAELPLMLLQAWSQDDFRRVQENLIGHLVTQKRLKLSPTIFIATLDSELDVISLCNLTGEVLRETLGTRERRVLAPTLSTFLEQLDPLV; this is translated from the coding sequence GTGCAAAACGAAGTCCAACAAGCGCTGGCGACATTCAGTGCGCGTTATTGCGAAGCGTGGCGGCAACAGCGTGGCTGTCTGCCCGTGAGTGAAGAATATATCGGTATTTCATCTCCGTGCATTGTCACCACCCACCCTGACGCGGTAGAGTGGCAACCTCAGCCGTTTACGCCTGAAGATTCTCTGAGCGCGGTTGAGAAGGCGCTGGATATTGTGATTCAGCCAGACGCACATGCGTTTTACGCCAGCCAATACGCGGGCGACATGCAGGCGAAGCATGCTGAATTGCCGTTAATGCTGTTGCAGGCCTGGAGCCAGGACGATTTCCGTCGTGTACAGGAAAACCTGATTGGCCATCTGGTCACGCAAAAGCGTCTGAAGCTGTCGCCTACGATTTTTATTGCTACGCTTGATAGTGAACTGGACGTTATTTCGCTGTGTAACCTGACCGGCGAAGTGCTGCGCGAAACCCTCGGTACGCGCGAACGTCGCGTGCTGGCCCCGACGCTCAGTACGTTCCTCGAACAGCTCGATCCGCTTGTGTAA
- the queF gene encoding NADPH-dependent 7-cyano-7-deazaguanine reductase QueF (Catalyzes the NADPH-dependent reduction of 7-cyano-7-deazaguanine (preQ0) to 7-aminomethyl-7-deazaguanine (preQ1) in queuosine biosynthesis): MTSYENHQALHGLTLGKTTDYRDIYDASLLQPVPRSLNRDPLGLRADALPFHGADIWTMYELSWLNQNGLPQVAIGQVDINATSVNLVESKSFKLYLNSFNQTRFATLEDVRETLERDLSVCAQGEVSVTLRRLSDVEGEPIARLDGDCIDHQDIVITDYDFDANLLSGATGNEQVEETLVSHLLKSNCLITHQPDWGSVQIRYRGPQINRENLLRYLVSFRHHNEFHEQCVERIFNDIQCFCQPESLSVYARYTRRGGLDINPWRSSTDFQPANGRLARQ, translated from the coding sequence ATGACTTCTTATGAAAATCACCAGGCGCTCCACGGCCTGACGCTCGGCAAAACGACTGATTATCGCGATATCTACGACGCCTCGCTGCTCCAGCCGGTACCGCGCAGTTTAAACCGCGATCCGCTGGGCCTTCGTGCCGACGCGCTGCCCTTTCACGGCGCGGATATCTGGACGATGTATGAACTCTCCTGGCTTAACCAGAACGGCCTGCCGCAGGTGGCGATAGGGCAAGTCGACATCAACGCTACCAGCGTCAACCTGGTGGAATCGAAAAGCTTCAAGCTTTATCTCAACAGCTTTAACCAGACCCGCTTCGCCACGCTGGAAGACGTGCGCGAGACGCTTGAGCGCGACTTAAGCGTGTGCGCGCAAGGCGAGGTTTCCGTCACTCTGCGTCGCTTAAGCGATGTGGAAGGCGAGCCAATTGCGCGCCTGGACGGCGATTGCATCGACCATCAGGATATTGTTATTACCGATTATGACTTCGATGCCAACCTGCTGTCGGGGGCTACGGGCAATGAGCAGGTCGAAGAGACGCTGGTCAGTCACCTGTTGAAATCTAACTGCCTTATCACCCACCAGCCAGACTGGGGCTCAGTGCAGATACGCTATCGCGGACCGCAAATCAATCGCGAAAATCTGCTGCGCTACCTGGTCTCCTTCCGCCATCACAATGAATTCCATGAGCAGTGCGTTGAGCGCATTTTTAATGATATCCAGTGTTTTTGTCAGCCAGAATCCCTGAGCGTCTATGCGCGTTATACCCGACGCGGCGGGCTGGATATTAACCCGTGGCGCAGCAGTACCGACTTCCAGCCTGCTAACGGGCGTCTTGCGCGTCAGTAA